Proteins encoded in a region of the Isosphaeraceae bacterium EP7 genome:
- a CDS encoding SUMF1/EgtB/PvdO family nonheme iron enzyme, translating to MSPIPLRRLFAVFASSAIGVASVAGAQEAAPPAGDQKPYTETIPGTALSFQMLPIPGGTYSMGSPDTEAKRSDDEGPVHDVKIAPFWMGRVEVTWDEFDEFAAAMDLKRKSREKIDLKAQVDSEKAGDAVTRPTPPYADMTFGYGRRNQPVICMTHHAAMEYTRWLSAKTGKTYRLPTEAEWEYACRAGTKTAYSFGDDPADIDEYAWFVENTEKPQQVGKKKPNPWGLHDMHGNVAEWCIDHYDPKFYGTAAATAPGPVNFPTPKEYSYVARGGSWDDDSDRLRSAARRGSDLEWSVQDPQRPQSIWWHTDATFCGFRLVRPLDEQENLRGVKSLVVKGKGSK from the coding sequence GTGTCCCCCATCCCGCTGCGTCGTCTGTTCGCGGTCTTCGCCTCGTCCGCGATCGGCGTCGCGTCCGTCGCCGGCGCCCAGGAAGCCGCCCCACCTGCGGGCGATCAGAAACCCTACACCGAGACCATCCCCGGCACGGCCCTCTCCTTCCAGATGCTCCCCATCCCGGGGGGAACGTACTCGATGGGCAGCCCCGACACCGAGGCCAAGCGATCCGACGACGAAGGGCCTGTCCACGACGTCAAGATCGCCCCGTTCTGGATGGGCAGGGTCGAGGTCACCTGGGACGAATTCGACGAGTTCGCCGCCGCAATGGACCTCAAGCGGAAGTCGCGCGAGAAGATCGACCTGAAGGCTCAGGTTGACTCCGAGAAGGCCGGCGACGCCGTCACCCGGCCGACCCCGCCCTACGCCGACATGACCTTCGGCTACGGACGCAGGAATCAGCCGGTCATCTGTATGACCCACCACGCCGCGATGGAATACACCCGATGGCTCTCGGCCAAGACGGGCAAGACCTATCGCCTGCCCACCGAAGCCGAGTGGGAATATGCTTGTCGCGCCGGCACCAAGACGGCCTATTCCTTCGGCGACGACCCCGCCGACATCGACGAGTACGCCTGGTTCGTCGAGAACACCGAGAAGCCGCAGCAGGTCGGCAAGAAGAAGCCCAACCCCTGGGGCCTGCACGACATGCACGGGAATGTCGCGGAGTGGTGCATCGACCATTACGACCCCAAGTTCTACGGGACGGCCGCGGCGACCGCGCCAGGCCCCGTGAATTTCCCCACGCCCAAGGAATATTCCTACGTCGCCCGCGGCGGGTCGTGGGACGATGATTCCGACCGCCTCCGCTCGGCCGCCCGCCGGGGCTCAGACCTCGAGTGGAGCGTGCAGGACCCCCAGCGACCCCAGAGCATCTGGTGGCACACCGACGCCACATTCTGCGGCTTCCGCCTCGTCCGGCCGCTGGACGAGCAGGAAAATCTCCGCGGGGTGAAGTCGCTGGTCGTCAAGGGCAAGGGCAGCAAGTAA